In the Sphingobacteriales bacterium genome, one interval contains:
- the holA gene encoding DNA polymerase III subunit delta, with translation MILNFDKIASDIGHKKFYPIYILTGEEAYYIDAVSHLIENNVLAEHEKIFNQTIVYGKDINPAYIKEACLRFPMMAEYNVLIVREAQDCKKLMDEMLPYFERPNKSTILVLCIKYQKLDKRTKVYKSIEKNPDCCVLEASKIKENLLVEWIENYLKNNNFQITRRASILLADYLGNNLSTLSNELEKLILIKKDVRQIDLQDIETHIGISKEYNVYELQKALATKNIQKVTRIYNYLKNNSKAAAMNLITGTLFSYFFKAFVFENPKKNVNTLHSEMGMEYWQVNELQPAIQNYHGKIDKVLEIIREYELKSKGINSREIPDSELLKEMIFKILAV, from the coding sequence ATGATACTGAATTTTGATAAAATCGCATCCGACATTGGGCATAAAAAATTTTACCCCATATATATATTGACAGGAGAAGAGGCTTATTACATTGATGCAGTCAGCCATCTGATTGAAAACAATGTACTTGCAGAGCACGAAAAAATCTTTAATCAGACCATCGTTTACGGTAAAGATATTAATCCTGCATACATCAAGGAAGCCTGCCTGCGTTTCCCCATGATGGCCGAATACAATGTATTGATAGTGAGGGAAGCTCAGGACTGCAAAAAGCTCATGGACGAAATGCTCCCATATTTTGAACGGCCTAATAAAAGCACCATACTGGTTCTCTGTATCAAATACCAGAAGCTCGACAAAAGGACAAAAGTTTACAAATCCATTGAAAAGAATCCGGATTGCTGTGTGCTTGAAGCTTCAAAAATCAAAGAAAACCTGCTGGTCGAATGGATTGAAAACTATTTGAAAAACAATAACTTTCAGATTACCCGCAGAGCCTCCATCCTGCTGGCTGACTACCTTGGCAACAACCTCAGCACTCTTTCCAACGAACTTGAAAAACTCATCCTGATAAAAAAAGATGTCCGGCAAATCGACCTGCAGGATATTGAAACACACATAGGCATCAGCAAAGAGTATAATGTGTATGAACTTCAGAAGGCATTGGCGACAAAAAATATACAGAAGGTTACACGAATTTACAACTATTTGAAAAACAATTCGAAAGCCGCAGCAATGAATCTAATTACCGGTACCTTGTTCAGTTATTTCTTTAAAGCTTTTGTTTTTGAAAATCCGAAAAAAAATGTCAATACCCTTCATTCTGAAATGGGTATGGAATACTGGCAGGTCAACGAACTTCAGCCGGCCATCCAAAACTATCATGGAAAAATCGACAAGGTGCTGGAAATCATTCGTGAATATGAATTAAAATCAAAAGGAATCAATAGCAGGGAAATACCTGATAGTGAATTGCTTAAGGAAATGATTTTTAAAATACTTGCTGTCTGA
- the rnc gene encoding ribonuclease III — MISFFQLLFQKRGKKKQNPEIVLFLKKQLRISTKRIDLYEEALTHKSYKPKSRHNEKLEFLGDSIISAIISHYLLILFPKKSEGELSVIRSNIVRRETLNKIAKNIGIDKVLKCNPGLQHEIEGESRLLGNALEALIGAIYLDKGYQKTYKIVLSHLIWPYIIENELAEEEKNFKGRLLELSQQKNMDILFETNEVMKKGVKYFNSIVLVNSAEYGRGVAVKKKEAEQRAAEEAYKKLLLG; from the coding sequence ATTATCAGCTTTTTTCAACTGCTTTTTCAGAAAAGAGGAAAGAAGAAACAAAATCCTGAAATTGTTTTATTCTTAAAAAAACAGCTCAGGATTAGTACTAAAAGAATAGATTTATACGAAGAAGCCCTTACCCATAAGTCGTATAAACCCAAATCCAGGCATAACGAAAAACTTGAGTTTCTTGGCGACAGTATTATCAGTGCTATTATCTCACACTATCTCCTTATTTTATTTCCCAAGAAAAGCGAGGGAGAATTAAGTGTCATCCGCTCAAATATAGTCAGACGCGAAACCCTGAATAAAATTGCGAAAAACATAGGTATCGATAAAGTATTGAAGTGTAATCCCGGCCTGCAACATGAAATTGAAGGAGAGAGCCGCCTGCTGGGCAACGCACTGGAAGCACTTATTGGAGCTATTTATCTTGATAAAGGCTATCAGAAAACCTATAAAATTGTTTTGTCTCACCTGATTTGGCCATATATAATTGAAAATGAGCTTGCTGAGGAAGAGAAGAATTTTAAGGGAAGACTGCTGGAACTGTCTCAACAAAAAAACATGGATATTTTGTTTGAGACAAATGAGGTGATGAAAAAAGGGGTTAAATATTTCAATTCAATTGTTTTAGTCAATTCGGCAGAATACGGAAGGGGAGTAGCTGTCAAAAAGAAAGAAGCCGAGCAAAGGGCAGCCGAAGAAGCGTATAAAAAACTATTGCTGGGTTAA
- the fabF gene encoding beta-ketoacyl-ACP synthase II, with amino-acid sequence MDKKRVVVTGIGLVTPLGHQIDEFWQNCINGVSASVLIDRFDTEKFKTKFACQVQNFTTDEYIDRKEARRMDLYAQYALVATGKAVDDAKLNIDELDKENCGVIWASGIGGITTFEEEITSFVRSDFTPRFSPFFIPKMIPDIAAGLISMKYGFMGVNFATVSACASSSNAIGCAFDFIRNGREKLIITGGSEAPITPGAIGGFNAMKALSENNEEYKTASRPFDSTRDGFVMGEGGVCLILEEYEHALARGAKIYAEIVGAGFSADAHHLTAPHPEGLGARLVMQNCLKDAGLQPEDVDYVNVHGTATPLGDLSETKAIIDLFKDHAFKLNISATKSMHGHLLGAAGAIESAISVLSIVHDMVPPTINNQNRDPEIHPDLNLTLNKAQQRKVNVAISNTFGFGGHNVCLAFKKI; translated from the coding sequence ATGGATAAAAAAAGGGTTGTTGTTACCGGAATTGGCCTCGTAACCCCATTAGGCCATCAAATCGATGAATTTTGGCAAAATTGTATCAATGGTGTCAGTGCTTCTGTTTTAATCGACCGTTTTGATACGGAAAAATTCAAAACGAAGTTTGCCTGTCAGGTACAAAATTTCACAACAGATGAGTATATTGACCGTAAAGAGGCCCGCAGGATGGACCTTTATGCTCAATATGCCCTTGTCGCAACAGGTAAGGCTGTTGATGATGCCAAACTCAACATTGATGAACTGGATAAAGAAAATTGCGGTGTTATCTGGGCTTCCGGTATAGGGGGTATTACTACTTTTGAAGAAGAAATTACTTCTTTTGTCAGGAGTGATTTTACACCACGCTTCAGCCCTTTTTTCATCCCCAAAATGATTCCTGATATTGCTGCAGGGCTTATTTCCATGAAATATGGTTTTATGGGAGTAAACTTTGCCACAGTGTCTGCCTGTGCTTCTTCATCAAATGCCATTGGCTGTGCCTTCGATTTTATTCGAAACGGACGCGAAAAGCTTATTATAACCGGTGGATCTGAAGCACCCATTACCCCTGGCGCTATTGGTGGTTTTAATGCCATGAAAGCTTTATCCGAAAATAATGAGGAGTACAAAACAGCTTCAAGGCCTTTTGACAGTACACGTGATGGCTTTGTCATGGGAGAAGGTGGTGTTTGTTTAATACTCGAAGAATATGAACACGCACTTGCCAGAGGTGCCAAAATTTATGCTGAAATTGTTGGAGCCGGATTTTCGGCAGATGCCCACCATCTGACTGCCCCCCATCCCGAAGGACTTGGTGCAAGGCTGGTGATGCAAAATTGCCTGAAAGATGCCGGATTACAGCCCGAAGATGTTGATTATGTGAATGTTCATGGTACTGCCACCCCACTGGGAGATCTCAGCGAAACAAAAGCCATCATTGACCTTTTCAAAGATCACGCTTTTAAGTTGAATATCAGTGCTACCAAATCCATGCACGGTCATTTGCTGGGAGCAGCTGGCGCCATTGAATCAGCCATATCAGTATTGTCTATTGTTCACGACATGGTTCCTCCTACCATAAACAATCAAAACAGAGACCCTGAAATCCATCCCGACCTTAACCTGACCCTCAATAAAGCTCAGCAAAGAAAAGTCAATGTTGCCATCAGCAATACATTTGGTTTTGGCGGTCATAATGTATGTCTTGCTTTTAAAAAGATTTAG
- a CDS encoding IPExxxVDY family protein: MKKKSSISHPQNVNLLFGIVTDLKDYKLAFLLNNILNIEMERKEYEYSEETYQEKVIFYFSADMNFEYYLFKNIFKPDFFTRKFKNINFFLLAKPHLPVQKDTGIINQLTKHEKIVACLQIPDEKTILEAIKLLRITD; encoded by the coding sequence TTGAAAAAAAAATCTTCCATAAGCCACCCTCAAAACGTAAACCTCCTCTTTGGTATTGTTACCGATTTGAAGGATTACAAGCTCGCTTTTCTATTAAACAACATTCTGAATATCGAAATGGAACGCAAAGAATATGAGTATTCTGAAGAAACATATCAGGAAAAAGTAATATTTTATTTTTCGGCTGACATGAACTTCGAATATTACCTGTTTAAAAACATTTTCAAACCTGATTTTTTCACCAGGAAATTCAAAAATATTAATTTTTTCCTGCTTGCCAAACCTCATTTACCGGTTCAAAAAGATACAGGAATCATCAACCAGCTGACAAAACATGAAAAAATAGTTGCTTGTCTTCAGATACCTGACGAAAAAACTATTCTGGAAGCTATAAAACTCTTACGGATAACCGATTGA
- a CDS encoding type I restriction enzyme HsdR N-terminal domain-containing protein: MLELSLPKFEYSLREKNGKLNIYDVVRKKYVALTPEEWVRQHFVHYLKNSKAVPINLINIEGGTRLNHLKKRTDIMVYSNELKPLLLVECKSPYEDLLQHAVFQIERYNQVIQAPFLALTNGLIHYYWKKEKDSTYHPLEDLPSYKEMSIGYP; encoded by the coding sequence ATGTTGGAATTATCACTACCAAAATTTGAATATTCTTTACGGGAGAAAAACGGGAAACTCAACATATACGATGTAGTCAGAAAAAAATATGTGGCATTGACACCCGAAGAGTGGGTCAGACAGCATTTTGTCCATTACCTGAAAAACTCAAAGGCTGTACCTATTAATTTAATTAACATTGAAGGAGGCACCCGACTGAATCATTTGAAAAAAAGGACGGATATTATGGTTTATAGCAACGAATTGAAACCTCTTTTGCTGGTAGAGTGTAAATCTCCCTACGAGGATTTATTACAACATGCTGTTTTTCAGATTGAAAGATATAATCAGGTTATTCAGGCTCCTTTTCTGGCATTGACAAACGGCCTCATTCATTATTACTGGAAAAAGGAAAAAGATTCGACCTATCATCCCCTTGAAGATTTGCCATCTTATAAGGAAATGTCAATCGGTTATCCGTAA
- a CDS encoding acyl carrier protein: MTDIESKVKAIIVEKLGVDESEVTPEASFTNDLGADSLDTVELIMELEKEFNISIPDDQAEKISTVGQAVKYLEEQLK; this comes from the coding sequence ATGACAGACATTGAATCAAAAGTAAAAGCTATTATCGTTGAAAAGCTGGGAGTTGATGAAAGTGAAGTAACCCCTGAAGCAAGTTTTACCAATGATCTTGGTGCCGACTCGCTGGATACTGTAGAGCTGATCATGGAGCTTGAAAAAGAATTCAATATTTCCATACCTGATGATCAGGCTGAGAAAATCAGCACGGTGGGTCAAGCTGTCAAGTATTTGGAAGAACAACTGAAATAA